From one Magnolia sinica isolate HGM2019 chromosome 18, MsV1, whole genome shotgun sequence genomic stretch:
- the LOC131233751 gene encoding derlin-1.2-like isoform X1 yields the protein MSTPGEYYRSLPPVSKAYGVICLLTTSAYYLQLYDAHVIYLSYTRVIKHLQIWRLITNFFFLGPFSPRFGMHFLMIARYWVLLERGAFDKRTADFLWMTIFGALSLLVIAAIPPLWSPFMGVSLVFMLVYVWSRENPNAQIKIYGIVTIKGFYLPWAFLALDLIFGAPLKPDILGIVAGHLYYFLSVLYPLSGRRNILKTPVWVHKVVMFWGEGVQVNSPVPVNPSAGVAFRGRSYRLNQ from the exons ATGTCTACTCCAGGAga ATACTACAGATCTCTACCGCCGGTGAGCAAGGCGTACGGCGTGATCTGCCTCTTGACTACATCAGCTTATTATCTCCAACTCTATGATGCCCACGTCATTTATTTATCCTATACACGTGTGATCAAACATCTGCAG ATATGGAGGCTTATAACAAACTTTTTCTTCCTTGGTCCATTTTCTCCGAGGTTTGGAATGCACTTCCTAATGAT AGCAAGATACTGGGTTCTGTTGGAGAGGGGAGCATTCGACAAGAGAACTGCAGACTTTCTGTGGATGACGATCTTTGGTGCATTGTCTCTCCTG GTAATCGCTGCGATTCCGCCATTATGGTCTCCCTTCATGGGAGTTTCTTTGGTTTTCATGCTTGTCTATGTCTGGAGTAGGGAGAATCCGAACGCCCAAATCAAAATATATGGCATTGTGACGATAAAG GGATTCTATCTTCCTTGGGCATTCCTCGCACTGGATTTGATCTTCGGAGCCCCTCTAAAACCTGACATTTTAGGAATTGTCGCCGGGCATCTGTACTACTTCCTGTCAGTGCTCTATCCTCTCTCTGGAAGAAGGAACATACTCAAGACTCCTGTGTGGGT TCACAAAGTGGTCATGTTTTGGGGTGAGGGAGTCCAAGTAAACAGTCCGGTGCCAGTTAATCCATCAGCCGGCGTTGCATTCCGAGGGAGAAGCTACAGGCTCAACCAATAG
- the LOC131232778 gene encoding uncharacterized protein LOC131232778 isoform X1 — protein MYGARQACELSSWRTSFVDKNPSFSSNSHPIFFSAMSERSFSPSSSVSEEGEEKPERSRKRRRDRDSDEDLRRDTFDLRQSLLLKRSAKPHDVLFRIVVPSRQIGRVIGKEGSQIRRIREETRATIKIADAVSRHEERVIIISSRDDDSTISDAEYALYNIARVILKENDDGAESSKVGAGHVAANMIRLLIAGSQAGCLIGVSGQNIEKIRNSSGAAIMILAQNQLPSCASAHESDRLVQVSGNVPEVLKALENIGYTLRENPPKKVIAIRPTYNISSANPNPSYPALSSAELVTSEMMISESLVGGLIGKHGSNISKIRSESGATIKVTGGKGEQEQRQIHFGGSSQQQVALAKTLVERYIYSQIIQQGSS, from the exons ATGTACGGGGCTCGACAGGCGTGTGAACTTAGCAGTTGGCGAACATCATTCGTCGATAAAAACCCCAGCTTCTCCTCCAACTCTCATCCCATCTTCTTCTCTGCAATGTCTGAGAGAAGCTTCTCCCCTTCTTCTTCCGTCTccgaagaaggagaagagaagcCAGAGAGGTCCCGGAAGCGCCGCCGCGATCGTGATTCCGACGAGGATCTCCGCCGGGACACCTTCGATCTCCGGCAGTCGCTGCTGTTGAAGCGGAGTGCGAAGCCGCACGACGTCCTGTTCAGGATCGTCGTGCCGTCACGGCAGATTGGGAGAGTGATTGGAAAGGAAGGGAGTCAGATCCGACGGATCAGAGAAGAAACGCGGGCCACGATCAAGATCGCTGATGCCGTCTCG CGACATGAAGAGCGCGTGATTATTATAAGTTCTAGAGATGATGATAGCACAATTTCTGATGCGGAGTATGCATTGTATAATATTGCAAGAGTTATTCTCAAG GAGAATGATGATGGTGCTGAGTCATCAAAGGTCGGTGCTGGACACGTGGCTGCCAACATGATCCGGCTTTTAATTGCAGGGTCCCAAGCAGGTTGTCTGATTGGGGTTTCCGGGCAGAACATTGAAAAGATAAGGAATTCGTCTGGTGCAGCAATTATGATTCTGGCTCAAAATCAGTTGCCTTCTTGTGCATCGGCTCATGAATCAGATCGCTTGGTGCAG gtATCGGGTAATGTCCCAGAAGTATTAAAAGCCTTGGAGAATATTGGCTATACACTAAG AGAAAATCCACCCAAAAAAGTAATTGCAATCAGACCAACATACAATATTAGCTCTGCTAATCCAAATCCATCATATCCGGCACTGTCTTCAG CTGAACTTGTGACCTCGGAAATGATGATTTCGGAGTCGTTGGTTGGTGGCTTGATCGGCAAACATGGCTCCAACATCTCAAAGATCAGAAGTGAGTCTGGGGCAACAATCAAG GTTACTGGTGGGAAGGGCGAACAAGAACAAAGGCAAATCCATTTCGGTGGGAGTTCTCAACAG CAGGTAGCATTGGCGAAAACTTTGGTTGAGAGATACATATATTCTCAGATAATACAACAGGGTTCTTCTTGA
- the LOC131233751 gene encoding derlin-1.2-like isoform X2: MSTPGEYYRSLPPVSKAYGVICLLTTSAYYLQLYDAHVIYLSYTRVIKHLQIWRLITNFFFLGPFSPRFGMHFLMIARYWVLLERGAFDKRTADFLWMTIFGALSLLGFYLPWAFLALDLIFGAPLKPDILGIVAGHLYYFLSVLYPLSGRRNILKTPVWVHKVVMFWGEGVQVNSPVPVNPSAGVAFRGRSYRLNQ, translated from the exons ATGTCTACTCCAGGAga ATACTACAGATCTCTACCGCCGGTGAGCAAGGCGTACGGCGTGATCTGCCTCTTGACTACATCAGCTTATTATCTCCAACTCTATGATGCCCACGTCATTTATTTATCCTATACACGTGTGATCAAACATCTGCAG ATATGGAGGCTTATAACAAACTTTTTCTTCCTTGGTCCATTTTCTCCGAGGTTTGGAATGCACTTCCTAATGAT AGCAAGATACTGGGTTCTGTTGGAGAGGGGAGCATTCGACAAGAGAACTGCAGACTTTCTGTGGATGACGATCTTTGGTGCATTGTCTCTCCTG GGATTCTATCTTCCTTGGGCATTCCTCGCACTGGATTTGATCTTCGGAGCCCCTCTAAAACCTGACATTTTAGGAATTGTCGCCGGGCATCTGTACTACTTCCTGTCAGTGCTCTATCCTCTCTCTGGAAGAAGGAACATACTCAAGACTCCTGTGTGGGT TCACAAAGTGGTCATGTTTTGGGGTGAGGGAGTCCAAGTAAACAGTCCGGTGCCAGTTAATCCATCAGCCGGCGTTGCATTCCGAGGGAGAAGCTACAGGCTCAACCAATAG
- the LOC131232778 gene encoding uncharacterized protein LOC131232778 isoform X2: MYGARQACELSSWRTSFVDKNPSFSSNSHPIFFSAMSERSFSPSSSVSEEGEEKPERSRKRRRDRDSDEDLRRDTFDLRQSLLLKRSAKPHDVLFRIVVPSRQIGRVIGKEGSQIRRIREETRATIKIADAVSRHEERVIIISSRDDDSTISDAEYALYNIARVILKENDDGAESSKVGAGHVAANMIRLLIAGSQAGCLIGVSGQNIEKIRNSSGAAIMILAQNQLPSCASAHESDRLVQVSGNVPEVLKALENIGYTLRENPPKKVIAIRPTYNISSANPNPSYPALSSAELVTSEMMISESLVGGLIGKHGSNISKIRSESGATIKVTGGKGEQEQRQIHFGGSSQQVALAKTLVERYIYSQIIQQGSS, from the exons ATGTACGGGGCTCGACAGGCGTGTGAACTTAGCAGTTGGCGAACATCATTCGTCGATAAAAACCCCAGCTTCTCCTCCAACTCTCATCCCATCTTCTTCTCTGCAATGTCTGAGAGAAGCTTCTCCCCTTCTTCTTCCGTCTccgaagaaggagaagagaagcCAGAGAGGTCCCGGAAGCGCCGCCGCGATCGTGATTCCGACGAGGATCTCCGCCGGGACACCTTCGATCTCCGGCAGTCGCTGCTGTTGAAGCGGAGTGCGAAGCCGCACGACGTCCTGTTCAGGATCGTCGTGCCGTCACGGCAGATTGGGAGAGTGATTGGAAAGGAAGGGAGTCAGATCCGACGGATCAGAGAAGAAACGCGGGCCACGATCAAGATCGCTGATGCCGTCTCG CGACATGAAGAGCGCGTGATTATTATAAGTTCTAGAGATGATGATAGCACAATTTCTGATGCGGAGTATGCATTGTATAATATTGCAAGAGTTATTCTCAAG GAGAATGATGATGGTGCTGAGTCATCAAAGGTCGGTGCTGGACACGTGGCTGCCAACATGATCCGGCTTTTAATTGCAGGGTCCCAAGCAGGTTGTCTGATTGGGGTTTCCGGGCAGAACATTGAAAAGATAAGGAATTCGTCTGGTGCAGCAATTATGATTCTGGCTCAAAATCAGTTGCCTTCTTGTGCATCGGCTCATGAATCAGATCGCTTGGTGCAG gtATCGGGTAATGTCCCAGAAGTATTAAAAGCCTTGGAGAATATTGGCTATACACTAAG AGAAAATCCACCCAAAAAAGTAATTGCAATCAGACCAACATACAATATTAGCTCTGCTAATCCAAATCCATCATATCCGGCACTGTCTTCAG CTGAACTTGTGACCTCGGAAATGATGATTTCGGAGTCGTTGGTTGGTGGCTTGATCGGCAAACATGGCTCCAACATCTCAAAGATCAGAAGTGAGTCTGGGGCAACAATCAAG GTTACTGGTGGGAAGGGCGAACAAGAACAAAGGCAAATCCATTTCGGTGGGAGTTCTCAACAG GTAGCATTGGCGAAAACTTTGGTTGAGAGATACATATATTCTCAGATAATACAACAGGGTTCTTCTTGA